In the Aedes albopictus strain Foshan unplaced genomic scaffold, AalbF5 HiC_scaffold_650, whole genome shotgun sequence genome, one interval contains:
- the LOC109424940 gene encoding uncharacterized protein LOC109424940, producing YEKLPKHPVILKPYHPPAPYKKKHISKEKALMLMFLTKAVLVTMFALGLPAVIGIYALLLAKMIMGLKTIASTNAFTLGVLGTKYVLKKQNKAQKLQQVASLLPFYVPLMLSSLLSAASLISGAAGLIGSLIANSTNSTTNSTTTTTTTTTTTTSRTTTTTQKGGVGEEGKLVEVYHLPMIEVDCEPNSRKKCRKVLLVSDHPPPPPAEGRLSSAARRATQTVKDFWKRVSKTFKIS from the coding sequence TTACGAGAAACTTCCCAAACACCCAGTAATCTTGAAGCCATACCATCCACCAGCGCCCTACAAAAAGAAACACATCAGCAAGGAAAAGGCCCTTATGCTGATGTTCTTGACGAAAGCCGTGCTAGTGACGATGTTCGCTCTAGGACTGCCAGCCGTCATCGGAATCTACGCGCTGCTCCTGGCGAAGATGATAATGGGCCTGAAGACGATCGCCAGCACAAATGCCTTCACCCTGGGCGTACTGGGAACGAAGTATGTGCTAAAAAAGCAAAACAAGGCCCAGAAGCTACAGCAAGTGGCCAGCTTACTGCCCTTCTATGTCCCTCTGATGCTGTCCTCTCTTCTGTCGGCGGCCAGTCTGATCTCCGGAGCTGCCGGATTGATAGGATCCCTCATCGCTAACAGTACCAATAGTACTACGAACAGcactaccaccaccaccactacaACTACCACAACCACAAGTCGTACAACAACAACCACCCAAAAAGGTGGAGTAGGGGAAGAGGGTAAACTCGTGGAGGTGTACCATCTTCCCATGATAGAAGTGGACTGTGAACCAAACAGCAGAAAAAAGTGCAGGAAGGTGCTCCTGGTGAGCGATCACCCGCCACCTCCGCCGGCTGAGGGTCGATTAAGCAGTGCGGCGAGAAGAGCTACACAGACCGTGAAGGACTTTTGGAAACGAGTTtcaaaaacatttaaaattagtTGA